A genomic stretch from Malus domestica chromosome 15, GDT2T_hap1 includes:
- the LOC103401642 gene encoding transcription factor MYB93-like produces the protein MGRSPCCDESGLKKGPWTPEEDQKLMKYIQKNGHGSWRALPKLAGLNRCGKSCRLRWTNYLRPDIKRGKFSQEEEQTILNLHSILGNKWSAIASHLPGRTDNEIKNFWNTHLKKKLIQMGFDPMTHRPRTDIFSSLPHLLALVNLKELLDHGSSHQSSWDEQALRLQAEAAQMARLQYLQCLLQPNNNSFGAATPNNLNDFTDMETINLLNSLCSSQLDIQNPTAQYPVGSFQPVVQDNSVPFSHLPDLQAYPTPPSKDMVDDQVPDQFTAVLSQDESSPNNPWNIPSSSNTTPSPTSVAPPVTVTETSVSNNMGDACSTSSYGGVATSAWSDLLFEDPFSNEIA, from the exons ATGGGAAGATCTCCTTGTTGTGATGAGAGTGGCCTTAAGAAAGGCCCTTGGACTCCTGAAGAAGATCAAAAACTTATGAAATACATTCAGAAAAATGGCCATGGAAGCTGGAGAGCCCTTCCAAAACTTGCAG GGTTGAACAGATGCGGCAAGAGTTGCAGGTTAAGATGGACAAACTATCTTAGGCCGGATATAAAGAGAGGGAAGTTTTctcaagaagaagaacaaaCAATTCTTAATCTCCATTCCATCCTCGGCAACAA ATGGTCAGCAATTGCAAGCCACCTACCCGGTCGGACGgacaatgaaataaaaaatttctggaACACCCATTTGAAGAAAAAGCTAATTCAGATGGGTTTTGATCCGATGACTCACCGGCCCCGGACTGATATCTTCTCAAGCTTGCCTCATCTTCTAGCTCTTGTCAATTTGAAAGAGCTTCTAGACCATGGAAGCAGTCACCAATCCAGTTGGGATGAACAAGCTTTGAGATTACAAGCAGAAGCTGCTCAAATGGCTAGGCTTCAATACCTACAATGTCTCCTCCAACCTAATAACAATTCCTTTGGAGCTGCTACCCCAAACAACCTAAATGACTTCACTGACATGGAGACCATTAATCTTTTGAATTCACTCTGTTCATCTCAGCTGGATATTCAAAACCCTACTGCACAATACCCTGTTGGTAGTTTTCAACCAGTAGTCCAAGATAATTCAGTCCCTTTCTCTCATTTGCCTGACTTACAAGCCTATCCAACACCACCAAGCAAGGACATGGTTGATGATCAAGTTCCAGATCAATTTACTGCAGTTTTGAGCCAAGATGAAAGCTCTCCAAATAATCCATGGAATATTCCTTCATCTTCAAATACCACTCCATCTCCTACTTCGGTGGCTCCTCCCGTGACAGTGACAGAGACTTCAGTAAGCAACAACATGGGTGATGCTTGCAGCACTTCAAGCTATGGAGGAGTGGCTACTTCAGCGTGGTCTGACCTTCTTTTTGAGGACCCTTTTTCCAATGAGATTGCTTAA